The Sulfurimonas hydrogeniphila genome includes a window with the following:
- a CDS encoding DUF2231 domain-containing protein, producing the protein MMLHPATVHFAMALPVVASVFGLVYLYSKSEMMSKTSLIMTLAAALAMTVAWYTGNQAGPEIFDYLSKAGKEELLEHKELGLYLAIATGIIALVQIVGYKMKNFAVQALAILLLLAATATTLLQGKHGGEIVYNYGMPFKAYMIEDSLHEATANAEATEDCDEKVEAYEDAIDEISSLSEEVDAIYGNTPKTQEEDDDE; encoded by the coding sequence ATGATGTTACACCCTGCAACCGTACACTTTGCGATGGCTTTACCTGTAGTTGCTTCAGTTTTTGGACTTGTTTATCTTTACAGCAAAAGTGAAATGATGTCGAAAACTTCTCTTATAATGACACTTGCGGCAGCACTTGCAATGACAGTAGCCTGGTATACAGGGAATCAGGCCGGACCGGAAATTTTTGATTATCTGAGCAAAGCCGGTAAAGAAGAACTCCTGGAACATAAAGAGCTTGGGCTGTATCTGGCAATAGCAACGGGTATTATCGCATTGGTGCAGATAGTCGGATATAAAATGAAAAATTTTGCTGTGCAGGCATTGGCCATTCTTCTTTTACTTGCAGCAACAGCAACAACACTTTTGCAAGGAAAACACGGTGGAGAAATAGTTTACAACTACGGTATGCCTTTTAAAGCCTATATGATAGAAGATTCTCTCCATGAAGCAACAGCTAATGCTGAAGCCACTGAGGACTGTGATGAAAAAGTGGAAGCCTATGAAGACGCAATAGATGAGATTAGTTCACTTTCAGAAGAAGTGGATGCTATTTATGGCAATACACCAAAAACCCAAGAAGAAGATGATGACGAGTAG